The genomic region ATGTGTAAAGCACAAAGTGTCATCAAAAAGCAAAATAGATGACTGATACTCACCCCAACCCATGAAAGTTAGTTTAGGTATGTAATGTCTGACATAGATGTTGAACACTTTGATCAACAATAAGTAGAGATGAAGGCCTTCAATTGCCATCCACGTGAAAGTGCACAGCAATGAATAATGAAGGAACACAGCAATGGTCTTACAGAGACCCTCAATCGCCAGCTTGCTCAGCCACTCGTTGGCCAGGAAATTCACATTCAGAAGAAAGCAGGCAATGCAGAGGTTAATGTGGATCTTGGTGGTATGATCCCTTTGTTTCCTCCTGAAGCAAAAGATAACCAGACACCAATGTTGTGAGCTGCAATCATACAGAACTTTTCTGACTCTACAGATGCAGATCACACGAGAACAGACAATTCGGCTCTACGACGTTGTTCCCAATATTCTCATCTGCTTtagtaatttaaaaaatgttctgTGACTGTCGGGACAGGAGTGAA from Rhinoraja longicauda isolate Sanriku21f unplaced genomic scaffold, sRhiLon1.1 Scf000236, whole genome shotgun sequence harbors:
- the LOC144590651 gene encoding adhesion G-protein coupled receptor G2-like: SPHPDQSILDQTDLTTLTYISKIGCGISSFFLAVTVFVYCVIRRKQRDHTTKIHINLCIACFLLNVNFLANEWLSKLAIEGLCKTIAVFLHYSLLCTFTWMAIEGLHLYLLLIKVFNIYVRHYIPKLTFMGWGIPAVVVSVCVGVNPDNYGAGLKITQFIMLQTMASSA